A part of Paenibacillus sp. 481 genomic DNA contains:
- a CDS encoding S8 family peptidase, whose translation MMIRWRRARMSCLIAALVLMSLFVTWSIIGQFGQRDATSSNPPWMKYVDQSTGAGDAQHNTAATSWIVKWKHGNKDERLLAQSELIDEQPEVGISVIRPNSDSVLEDWISALKQSKHVEYVHPNHQVNTLSPVSKKLLDQPELNKMLGSIRPNDVLYGQQHYLRQIGVDRAWSRTRGNSHITIALVDTGVDLDHPDLQMNLVKGVNLLESGPPQDDNGHGTSVAGVLAAVGNNNKGTTGVMWSSRIMPIKALDDRGSGDEDKLGAGIIYAVDHGAKIVVMSVGLYRYSPYMQDIVNYAEKRGVLLIAATGNDGVLYQDKVAVKYPAAYPTVLAVGGMTPQKKVEPRSNTGAEVDLVAPWHVFTTWLGGSYKADEGTSMAAPQVAGVAALVWSRHPHLKPYQIRQHLQATAEDIEEKGRDYKSGFGLVRADKALTTPPTDDALATHELRSKAQLFPIDTSLSSVLSDGKDRDWYTFDAPYDGTLSLQYQRVSGTAKARVTHYVGDRKSGTTYRNLGHQVTSIPVKKGKNMLKVVMDPNSESSALTYKLASRFIVHADPFEPNDKQFQAYTLSARAQQVEGTFSHVGDMDWYVIQVPTKGTLRLKMTSDTVRIDPALELRSASGSSFEPQWIDDHDEGQSEMIVLPDLQPGKYYILAQNAVTARPSPAAGGYKLNVEFITQHTDLHEPNDKMYQAVTISEGTEYTGVFAHDNDTDWFQFRTDKLLQGAFQVDNLPSNRTVSMVIMDKQQKQLGAARNQYGETSVKADVKLVPGTYYIRLNTNYKFDTRFYHFFVKTSEPIAEPQKLKSH comes from the coding sequence ATGATGATACGATGGCGTCGTGCCCGTATGTCGTGCTTAATTGCAGCACTGGTTCTTATGTCACTATTTGTGACTTGGTCCATCATTGGTCAATTTGGCCAAAGAGACGCAACCAGCTCTAACCCCCCTTGGATGAAGTACGTGGATCAATCAACAGGTGCAGGGGATGCGCAGCATAACACGGCAGCGACTTCTTGGATTGTAAAATGGAAGCATGGAAACAAGGATGAACGTCTTTTGGCGCAAAGTGAACTCATAGATGAACAGCCTGAAGTTGGGATTAGCGTGATAAGGCCGAATAGTGACTCTGTATTGGAGGATTGGATATCTGCGCTTAAGCAGTCCAAGCACGTGGAGTACGTTCATCCGAACCATCAGGTGAATACGTTGAGTCCGGTTAGTAAGAAACTGCTCGATCAACCCGAACTGAATAAAATGCTAGGTTCGATTAGGCCGAATGATGTCCTGTACGGTCAACAGCATTATTTACGGCAAATTGGTGTGGATCGCGCATGGTCAAGAACACGGGGCAATTCACATATTACGATTGCGTTAGTGGATACAGGGGTCGATTTGGATCACCCCGATCTACAAATGAATTTAGTTAAAGGTGTAAATTTGCTTGAGAGCGGTCCGCCGCAAGATGATAACGGACATGGCACGAGTGTGGCTGGAGTACTGGCCGCCGTAGGCAATAACAACAAAGGGACGACTGGAGTCATGTGGTCATCCCGTATTATGCCGATTAAGGCGCTCGATGATCGTGGATCTGGCGATGAAGATAAGCTTGGTGCAGGGATTATATATGCAGTTGATCACGGTGCCAAAATTGTCGTCATGTCGGTCGGGCTGTACCGATATTCGCCCTATATGCAGGACATTGTTAACTATGCCGAAAAAAGAGGCGTACTACTGATTGCAGCCACGGGGAATGACGGTGTTTTATATCAGGACAAAGTAGCTGTCAAATATCCAGCGGCATACCCAACGGTGTTAGCGGTTGGCGGTATGACGCCGCAAAAAAAAGTGGAGCCGCGCTCCAATACAGGAGCAGAGGTTGACCTCGTGGCACCGTGGCATGTGTTTACGACTTGGTTAGGTGGTAGTTACAAAGCAGATGAAGGCACGTCGATGGCTGCTCCGCAAGTTGCGGGTGTTGCAGCTCTCGTCTGGAGCAGACATCCGCATTTAAAGCCGTATCAAATTAGGCAGCATTTGCAGGCGACAGCTGAAGATATTGAGGAAAAGGGCCGAGATTACAAAAGCGGCTTCGGTCTAGTGCGTGCCGACAAGGCGTTAACGACACCACCGACGGATGATGCCCTAGCGACGCATGAGTTGCGTAGTAAAGCGCAGCTGTTTCCGATCGATACTTCTTTAAGTAGTGTGTTATCTGATGGGAAGGATCGAGATTGGTATACGTTTGATGCACCATATGACGGCACACTTTCCCTTCAGTATCAGCGAGTAAGTGGCACGGCTAAAGCGCGAGTAACCCACTATGTGGGTGATCGAAAGTCGGGAACGACTTATCGTAATCTCGGACATCAAGTGACTTCTATCCCTGTGAAAAAGGGAAAGAACATGCTTAAAGTTGTGATGGACCCCAACTCGGAGTCATCTGCTTTAACATACAAGCTTGCTTCGCGGTTTATTGTGCATGCTGATCCGTTTGAACCGAACGATAAGCAGTTTCAAGCCTATACGTTATCTGCCCGCGCACAGCAGGTGGAAGGAACATTTAGTCATGTAGGTGATATGGACTGGTATGTCATTCAAGTGCCAACGAAAGGGACTTTGCGGTTGAAAATGACATCCGATACCGTACGCATTGATCCTGCGTTGGAGTTAAGGAGCGCTTCTGGAAGCTCATTTGAACCCCAATGGATCGATGATCATGATGAAGGTCAATCAGAGATGATTGTCCTGCCTGATTTGCAGCCAGGAAAATATTATATATTAGCGCAAAATGCAGTTACAGCGCGCCCGTCTCCCGCAGCAGGGGGGTATAAGTTGAACGTGGAATTCATTACGCAGCACACGGATCTTCATGAGCCAAACGACAAAATGTATCAAGCGGTAACGATTAGTGAGGGAACCGAATATACGGGTGTGTTTGCCCATGATAACGATACGGATTGGTTTCAGTTCCGTACAGATAAGCTCCTACAGGGGGCGTTTCAAGTGGACAATTTGCCGTCGAACCGGACCGTTTCCATGGTCATTATGGATAAGCAGCAGAAGCAACTTGGGGCTGCGCGTAACCAATACGGTGAAACATCGGTGAAAGCAGATGTCAAATTGGTACCCGGAACGTATTATATTCGCTTAAATACAAACTATAAATTTGATACACGGTTTTATCATTTTTTTGTAAAGACAAGTGAACCGATAGCTGAACCACAAAAGCTGAAAAGCCATTAA
- a CDS encoding DUF1146 family protein, with translation MNELDQVNQVTTSLGIGGLLSMLITLMCIAVAWWSLQHLKLDLFIRHPQGPRGKMLQLLLAIIVGRAVAQFFIEYWGWTNSLRLLF, from the coding sequence ATGAATGAGCTGGATCAAGTGAATCAAGTGACGACATCCCTCGGGATTGGTGGATTACTGAGCATGCTTATTACGCTCATGTGCATTGCTGTCGCTTGGTGGTCGCTGCAACATTTGAAGCTTGACCTCTTTATACGCCATCCCCAAGGACCTCGGGGAAAAATGCTGCAATTACTGCTGGCGATTATTGTCGGACGTGCGGTGGCGCAGTTTTTTATCGAGTATTGGGGTTGGACAAACTCTTTGCGCTTGCTGTTTTGA
- the murA gene encoding UDP-N-acetylglucosamine 1-carboxyvinyltransferase, giving the protein MSKFIVRGGKRLTGTVRVSGAKNSVLPIIAASLLGEEGVSVIHDAPPLDDVKTIQNVLGKLGASITYANETMRVNAEQLHSHEAPYEFVRKMRASFLVMGPLLARAGHARISLPGGCAIGTRPIDQHLKGFEAMGAEIGLGQGYIEAKVNGRLKGAKIYLDVASVGATENIMMAATMAEGTTTIENAAREPEIVDLANYLNKMGAKVRGAGTGVIRIEGVERMRAAEHVVIPDRVEAGTYMVAAAMTGGDVYVEGAIADHLGPVISKMEEMGVTIEPDENGIRVRADKPLKAVDVKTLPYPGFPTDMQSQMMALLLVAEGASVVTETVFENRFMHVDEFNLMNANIKVEGRSAVVPGKVKLTGAKVCATDLRAGAALICAGLVAEGTTEVGGVHHIDRGYVHLAEKLSALGADIYRVSLEEESTKAEAEGKLLNVQPTWA; this is encoded by the coding sequence ATGAGCAAATTTATCGTCCGCGGAGGCAAACGACTGACGGGCACAGTTCGCGTAAGTGGAGCGAAGAATTCGGTGCTACCGATCATCGCTGCTTCGTTATTGGGAGAAGAGGGCGTTAGCGTAATTCACGACGCACCCCCACTAGACGATGTTAAGACGATACAAAATGTGTTGGGCAAGCTGGGAGCCAGCATTACATATGCCAATGAAACGATGCGAGTTAATGCTGAGCAGCTTCATTCTCATGAAGCGCCGTATGAATTCGTTCGCAAAATGCGAGCGTCGTTTCTCGTCATGGGTCCACTGTTGGCGCGCGCAGGACATGCACGCATCTCCTTGCCGGGCGGATGTGCTATCGGCACAAGACCGATTGATCAGCACCTTAAAGGGTTTGAGGCAATGGGCGCTGAGATCGGACTCGGACAAGGGTATATTGAAGCTAAAGTTAATGGCCGATTAAAGGGCGCAAAAATTTATTTGGACGTTGCAAGCGTTGGTGCTACAGAGAACATTATGATGGCTGCAACGATGGCAGAAGGTACGACTACGATTGAGAACGCTGCGCGTGAACCTGAAATCGTTGACTTGGCGAACTATTTGAACAAAATGGGCGCTAAAGTTCGTGGTGCAGGTACAGGTGTTATTCGTATCGAAGGTGTAGAACGTATGCGTGCTGCTGAGCATGTCGTTATTCCTGACCGCGTTGAAGCGGGCACATATATGGTTGCCGCTGCAATGACGGGTGGAGACGTATATGTAGAGGGAGCGATCGCTGACCACCTTGGTCCGGTCATTTCCAAGATGGAGGAAATGGGTGTAACGATCGAACCTGATGAGAACGGTATTCGCGTGCGCGCGGACAAACCACTCAAAGCGGTTGATGTGAAGACATTGCCGTATCCAGGATTCCCTACGGATATGCAGTCGCAAATGATGGCGCTGCTGCTCGTAGCGGAAGGTGCTTCCGTCGTGACAGAAACCGTGTTCGAGAACCGGTTTATGCATGTGGATGAGTTCAATTTAATGAACGCAAATATTAAAGTTGAAGGCCGTTCGGCTGTCGTTCCAGGGAAAGTAAAGCTTACTGGAGCGAAAGTGTGTGCGACTGATTTGCGCGCAGGCGCAGCGCTGATTTGCGCTGGTTTGGTAGCGGAAGGTACAACTGAAGTAGGCGGCGTTCATCATATTGATCGTGGCTACGTTCATTTGGCGGAGAAATTGTCTGCATTAGGTGCTGACATTTACCGCGTATCCTTAGAAGAAGAATCTACGAAAGCTGAAGCGGAAGGTAAACTTCTTAACGTTCAGCCGACGTGGGCATAA
- a CDS encoding Ig-like domain-containing protein, giving the protein MGSVVQALHERLRKQGGLVVALFVAMLFVSFISGEQLLAASAKETFKLKASLSSLEVAVGKETALPVISVVYSDGRTVDVTKDVTWHTSSQLLVVSGGKVKGMAASSETLKASYNNKTISVKVKILDDFANYEIVPSSITIGAGSSTTIKVNGIYASGKKVSLGSKVKWTSGNGQVATVRGTAVKGIAEGTTNLVGTFRDRTFQIPVKVTPKMKKLVVTPARMNLSTGQSASFTVQAVYEGGKITDVTTQAVIKTSKAVVQVSAGQVRAVSPGSATVSVSFGGKTASISVKVNEQLTSYNLETTSTNLIAGATKQIKLFGVYSSGKKITLHQHIQWKSNNESVAKVSKSGTIKAIGEGSTIVVGTYQGRTFEVSVNVSPKLVKLTVSPTKMKLAANQASTYQVNAVYSGGKTVNVTSQAIVKISKSIVKVENGTVTALSKGTTSVKFIYGGKSASLSVTVLK; this is encoded by the coding sequence ATGGGATCAGTAGTCCAAGCATTACATGAACGTTTACGGAAACAGGGCGGATTGGTAGTCGCTCTGTTCGTTGCTATGCTGTTTGTTAGTTTTATATCTGGTGAGCAGTTGTTAGCTGCGAGCGCAAAGGAAACATTTAAGTTAAAAGCATCGTTGAGCAGTTTGGAAGTGGCAGTAGGTAAGGAGACGGCACTCCCTGTCATATCAGTTGTATATTCCGATGGGCGGACGGTAGATGTAACGAAAGATGTAACATGGCATACAAGTTCGCAATTGCTAGTCGTTTCCGGAGGTAAAGTAAAAGGAATGGCTGCATCATCTGAGACGTTGAAAGCTTCCTACAATAACAAGACCATCTCGGTCAAGGTTAAGATTCTAGACGATTTTGCTAATTATGAAATTGTGCCTAGTTCAATTACGATTGGTGCGGGCTCTTCTACAACGATTAAAGTAAATGGCATTTATGCCAGTGGTAAAAAGGTTTCTTTAGGTAGCAAAGTGAAATGGACATCGGGCAACGGGCAAGTCGCTACTGTTCGCGGTACCGCGGTTAAGGGAATTGCGGAGGGAACGACTAACTTAGTTGGAACGTTCCGTGATCGCACATTTCAAATTCCAGTGAAAGTTACGCCGAAAATGAAGAAGTTGGTTGTTACGCCTGCTCGCATGAACCTTTCTACAGGACAGTCGGCTTCCTTCACTGTTCAGGCCGTATATGAAGGTGGAAAAATTACGGATGTGACGACGCAAGCTGTGATTAAGACTTCGAAGGCAGTTGTTCAAGTATCTGCTGGGCAAGTGAGAGCTGTGAGCCCGGGAAGTGCAACGGTAAGTGTATCTTTTGGTGGTAAGACGGCTTCTATCTCGGTTAAGGTAAATGAACAATTGACGAGCTACAATTTGGAGACGACGAGTACGAATCTGATTGCAGGAGCTACGAAACAGATTAAGTTATTCGGTGTTTATAGCAGCGGCAAGAAGATTACGCTTCATCAGCACATCCAATGGAAGTCCAACAATGAGTCTGTTGCAAAAGTAAGCAAGAGCGGCACGATCAAAGCTATCGGCGAAGGTTCGACGATAGTAGTAGGTACGTACCAAGGCAGAACCTTTGAAGTGTCGGTTAACGTTAGTCCGAAGCTTGTGAAGCTAACGGTGTCGCCTACGAAGATGAAGCTGGCTGCTAATCAAGCTTCTACCTATCAAGTAAATGCCGTGTACAGTGGCGGCAAAACGGTCAATGTCACGTCGCAAGCTATAGTGAAAATTTCGAAGAGCATTGTAAAGGTGGAAAATGGTACGGTAACAGCTTTAAGTAAAGGAACGACATCGGTAAAGTTTATTTACGGTGGCAAGAGCGCATCGTTGAGTGTTACGGTGCTGAAGTAA
- the spoIID gene encoding stage II sporulation protein D — protein MLSFIKKWWKIYKMQSGFHWRLGVRRRNGLWSRSSSSNRSLMPGIKMVMVLGCTLMIFSLLVPPLLLNEDVSSIVGMGTNERTGPENPPSAPDGQKAFVETNTNSHGSKKANLSSTEPDIHGQRQPNSKQSELSSPNTSLPDTTGTAFTEQQVRVYLPDKQRIETVALEQYVRGVVAAEMPASFELEALKAQAIATRTYIVRRLVKQDRSGLPQAAGANADVTGTTTHQAYLPLAKLNQLPDSTTTKLNRAIDETRDLVLTYKGEPIIASFFSTSNGFTENAEDYWRNPIPYLRSVPSPWDKHISPRYKETVRLNVGTFLAKLGIDIQSVPAFKQASKSKATVDSAAILSSASTDHLRILAYTEGKRVAKARVGTYTFTGRELREKLALRSSAIEWKLDGNELLIMTYGYGHGVGMSQYGAQGLAKKGLNAAHILTYYYKEVEFAKASKILNDIN, from the coding sequence ATGCTCTCATTTATAAAAAAGTGGTGGAAAATATATAAAATGCAAAGTGGATTTCATTGGCGCTTAGGCGTGAGACGGCGTAATGGGCTGTGGAGTCGGTCAAGCTCTAGCAATCGTTCGCTAATGCCTGGAATCAAGATGGTGATGGTACTTGGATGTACATTGATGATATTCTCTCTCCTCGTCCCACCGCTGCTCTTGAATGAGGATGTATCCAGTATAGTTGGAATGGGTACGAATGAAAGAACTGGGCCTGAAAATCCGCCGTCAGCACCAGATGGGCAGAAGGCTTTCGTCGAAACGAACACCAACTCGCATGGATCGAAAAAGGCTAACCTGAGTTCTACTGAGCCCGACATACATGGTCAGCGACAACCCAACTCAAAGCAATCGGAGCTAAGCTCACCGAATACTTCGCTACCTGATACAACGGGCACCGCTTTCACAGAGCAGCAAGTTCGCGTCTATTTACCGGACAAGCAGCGCATAGAAACAGTCGCGCTGGAGCAGTACGTACGCGGCGTCGTCGCAGCGGAGATGCCAGCCAGCTTTGAACTCGAAGCGCTCAAAGCACAGGCCATTGCCACCCGCACCTATATCGTCCGCCGCCTAGTGAAGCAAGACCGCAGCGGATTACCGCAAGCCGCTGGCGCAAATGCTGACGTAACGGGCACAACTACTCACCAAGCATACTTGCCTCTCGCCAAACTAAACCAACTGCCCGATAGTACAACGACAAAGCTGAATCGTGCCATCGACGAAACACGCGACCTCGTGCTCACCTATAAGGGCGAGCCGATCATCGCATCGTTTTTTTCCACTAGTAACGGCTTTACCGAAAATGCGGAGGATTACTGGCGCAATCCTATTCCCTACTTGCGCAGCGTACCAAGTCCGTGGGACAAACATATATCACCTCGCTACAAAGAGACGGTGCGATTGAATGTAGGCACCTTCCTAGCCAAGCTTGGCATAGATATTCAATCTGTACCTGCATTTAAACAAGCTTCGAAGTCCAAAGCAACAGTAGATTCGGCAGCTATCCTTTCTTCAGCATCCACAGACCATTTGCGCATCTTAGCCTATACCGAAGGGAAACGAGTAGCCAAGGCTCGCGTCGGCACCTATACATTTACAGGGAGAGAATTAAGAGAGAAGCTGGCATTACGTTCTAGTGCAATAGAGTGGAAGTTGGATGGGAACGAACTGCTTATTATGACTTACGGATACGGCCACGGTGTAGGGATGAGTCAGTACGGAGCGCAAGGGTTAGCGAAGAAAGGATTGAATGCGGCTCATATTTTGACTTACTACTATAAAGAAGTGGAATTCGCTAAGGCTTCAAAAATATTAAACGATATTAATTAA
- a CDS encoding M23 family metallopeptidase, with translation MSEQNQNQNSKDQTTSSSSTNTTHTANTPETPKHEGTQAQAVHTSGWRKLLAKKWVFPATYMAAAAIILTLVWVYQGANQKPLDPNTGAKQTAGQTVGQGTAEKGEGQALEVIASTEALGWPVANAQDVEVVMSFFDANASKEEQVAATVEYKQTFTPNVGIDLARKDQQPFDVLAALSGKVTRSEHNPVMGQVVELDHGNGVQTVYQSLTDVTLKKGDEVKKGDVIGKAGRSEMEKSLGNHLHFGVYEDNKPVNPTTLLAKN, from the coding sequence ATGAGTGAACAAAACCAAAATCAAAACTCAAAAGACCAAACGACATCAAGTTCATCTACGAATACAACACATACAGCAAATACGCCAGAAACTCCTAAGCATGAGGGGACACAAGCACAAGCGGTTCACACTTCCGGTTGGAGAAAGCTGTTGGCGAAGAAATGGGTGTTCCCAGCAACTTACATGGCCGCAGCAGCAATCATCTTAACGTTAGTGTGGGTCTACCAAGGTGCGAACCAGAAGCCGCTCGATCCGAACACAGGAGCGAAGCAGACAGCTGGTCAAACGGTAGGCCAAGGCACAGCGGAAAAAGGTGAAGGCCAAGCGTTAGAAGTTATAGCTTCCACCGAAGCGCTTGGATGGCCGGTAGCGAACGCGCAAGATGTTGAGGTCGTTATGTCTTTCTTTGATGCAAATGCTTCAAAAGAAGAGCAAGTGGCTGCAACAGTTGAGTACAAACAAACATTTACACCGAATGTCGGTATCGATCTTGCACGTAAAGATCAGCAACCGTTTGATGTACTGGCAGCTTTAAGTGGCAAAGTAACGCGTTCAGAGCATAACCCCGTTATGGGACAAGTTGTCGAGCTTGACCATGGGAACGGAGTTCAAACCGTATATCAAAGCTTGACTGATGTGACGTTGAAAAAAGGTGACGAAGTCAAGAAGGGCGACGTCATCGGCAAAGCAGGTCGGAGTGAGATGGAGAAAAGTTTAGGAAACCATCTGCATTTCGGAGTTTATGAGGACAACAAGCCTGTAAACCCAACTACGCTGTTAGCTAAAAACTAA
- the spoIIID gene encoding sporulation transcriptional regulator SpoIIID: MHDYIKERTIKIGRCIVETKHTVRTIAKEFGVSKSTVHKDLTERLPEINPDLADQVKHILEYHKSVRHLRGGEATKIKYKKTSTKKREVLTAGKS; this comes from the coding sequence GTGCACGATTACATCAAAGAACGGACCATTAAAATTGGCCGCTGCATCGTTGAGACTAAGCATACGGTTCGCACAATCGCCAAAGAGTTCGGCGTGTCCAAGAGTACAGTGCATAAGGACTTAACCGAACGGCTTCCTGAGATTAATCCCGATTTGGCGGACCAAGTGAAGCACATTCTCGAATATCATAAGTCCGTTCGTCATTTGCGTGGTGGGGAAGCGACCAAGATTAAATATAAGAAGACGAGTACGAAAAAACGAGAAGTACTCACTGCGGGTAAGTCCTAA
- a CDS encoding rod shape-determining protein produces the protein MFSKDIGIDLGTANVLIHVKGKGVVLNEPSVVAIESDSKRVLAVGEEARRMVGRTPGNIIPIRPLKDGVIADFEITEAMLKHFIQRVGGRNWYSHPRILICAPTNITSVEQKAIREAAERSGAKEVFLEEEPKAAAIGAGMDIFQPSGNMVVDIGGGTTDVAVLSMGDIVTASSIKVAGDKFDSAIMRYIKHKYKLLIGERTSEDIKTTIGTVRINGTIKEMDIRGRDMVSGLPFTVSITSNEVREALWDPVSSIVAAAKSVLERTPPELSADIIDRGVILTGGGALLDGLDELLAEELRVPVLIAEDPMHCVVKGTGIMLDNLDKVVKKNF, from the coding sequence ATGTTTAGCAAGGATATCGGAATTGACTTAGGAACGGCGAACGTTCTGATTCACGTCAAAGGGAAAGGGGTTGTGTTAAACGAGCCGTCAGTTGTTGCCATTGAAAGCGATTCAAAGCGCGTATTGGCAGTTGGTGAAGAGGCTCGTAGAATGGTCGGACGTACCCCTGGTAACATTATCCCAATTCGCCCCCTCAAAGACGGTGTTATCGCCGACTTCGAGATTACGGAGGCAATGCTGAAGCACTTTATTCAACGCGTCGGTGGTCGCAATTGGTACTCGCATCCGCGAATCTTAATTTGCGCCCCGACGAACATCACTTCCGTAGAGCAGAAAGCGATTCGCGAAGCAGCGGAACGCAGTGGCGCTAAGGAAGTGTTTTTAGAAGAAGAGCCTAAAGCGGCGGCAATCGGCGCTGGTATGGACATTTTCCAACCTAGCGGCAACATGGTCGTTGATATTGGTGGCGGAACAACGGACGTAGCTGTATTGTCTATGGGCGATATTGTGACCGCCTCTTCTATTAAAGTTGCTGGTGATAAGTTTGACAGTGCTATCATGCGCTACATTAAGCACAAATATAAATTGCTGATCGGTGAACGTACGTCTGAAGATATTAAGACGACGATCGGTACCGTCCGGATAAATGGCACAATCAAAGAAATGGATATTCGTGGCCGTGATATGGTATCCGGGCTGCCATTTACGGTATCCATTACGTCAAATGAGGTTCGTGAAGCCCTTTGGGACCCTGTGTCTTCCATCGTAGCTGCTGCCAAATCGGTATTGGAACGGACTCCGCCGGAGTTGTCGGCGGACATTATCGATCGTGGTGTTATTTTAACCGGCGGTGGAGCATTGCTTGATGGATTGGACGAGCTGTTGGCAGAAGAATTGCGAGTGCCGGTGCTTATTGCGGAAGATCCAATGCATTGCGTTGTAAAAGGGACAGGCATCATGCTTGATAATTTAGATAAAGTAGTTAAGAAAAATTTCTGA
- a CDS encoding flagellar hook-basal body protein has protein sequence MLRGLYTAASGMTTHQRRHDTITNNISNMNTPGYKSVTGVARSFPEMLINLMGDDKGAGKQIGRLNTGVFAEESRVSFLQGDLMQTNQAGDFALLSDIQVPGMAFDASGKAVDDQGNVTYQPQAMFAVQDGEQIRYTRDGSFRLNEQHQLTTADGALVLNRNNTPIVLTGVAMSQLALDEQARLVNAETGALVPNGALLVTRFDNPHELIREGNGRYRLEDGAQQGTPFNFTGVDGLQVQVRQGYLERSTVDPTQSMADMMSAFRAYEANQKMVQFFDKTLEKTVNEIGRV, from the coding sequence ATGTTGAGAGGTCTGTATACAGCAGCTTCGGGAATGACGACTCATCAACGTCGTCACGATACGATTACGAACAATATAAGTAATATGAATACTCCAGGGTATAAGTCGGTTACAGGTGTTGCCCGCTCGTTTCCTGAAATGCTCATCAATCTTATGGGCGATGACAAAGGAGCAGGCAAACAGATTGGACGTCTTAACACGGGTGTATTTGCTGAAGAGAGCCGGGTTTCCTTTCTACAAGGAGATTTGATGCAAACGAATCAAGCGGGCGATTTCGCGTTGCTCTCAGACATTCAAGTTCCTGGTATGGCTTTTGACGCATCGGGCAAAGCAGTGGACGATCAAGGCAATGTGACGTATCAACCACAGGCGATGTTTGCGGTACAAGATGGCGAACAGATTAGATACACACGTGACGGCTCTTTTCGTTTAAATGAGCAACACCAGCTTACAACAGCGGATGGAGCGCTCGTGCTTAATCGCAACAACACACCGATCGTTCTGACAGGTGTAGCTATGTCACAACTTGCGCTAGATGAACAAGCACGTCTCGTAAATGCGGAGACCGGTGCGTTAGTTCCAAATGGAGCACTGCTCGTTACTCGCTTTGATAATCCGCACGAATTAATTCGTGAGGGCAATGGGCGCTATCGCCTCGAAGATGGGGCACAGCAGGGAACGCCTTTCAACTTCACAGGTGTAGATGGCTTGCAGGTGCAAGTGCGTCAAGGCTACCTGGAACGTTCGACGGTCGATCCAACTCAATCCATGGCTGATATGATGTCGGCATTCCGTGCGTATGAAGCCAATCAAAAGATGGTTCAATTTTTTGATAAAACGTTAGAAAAAACGGTGAACGAAATCGGCCGTGTTTAA
- a CDS encoding flagellar hook-basal body protein, translating to MNQSMIAASVSMYGLQRKMDVIADNVANINTNGYKRKTASFADVLTNVRQHDQDYRQPGRATPLGYTMGYGSMLNDINRDFSQGELVTTNVGTDFAIEGNAMFEIETANGPAWVREGNFQLSPDGTETVLTTKQGHRVLDTNNVEIRIRAGYDMQVDTAGRVYEVKSGQAPLLVGTIKVVKPQKPELLVQTENNYYVLPANVNRNIVVQDLDLVAATPGGMAPASVRQGMLEHSNVTLTDEMTDLIQAQRAYQMSARALTSGDSMWGLANNLRA from the coding sequence ATGAATCAATCGATGATTGCCGCGTCCGTGTCGATGTATGGCTTGCAGCGGAAGATGGATGTTATCGCCGATAATGTGGCTAATATCAACACGAACGGTTATAAACGGAAGACAGCATCTTTTGCTGATGTATTAACGAATGTTCGTCAACATGACCAAGATTACCGCCAGCCGGGACGAGCTACCCCACTAGGATACACGATGGGTTATGGCTCGATGTTGAACGATATCAATCGCGACTTTAGTCAAGGTGAACTCGTGACGACGAACGTAGGTACCGATTTTGCTATTGAGGGCAACGCGATGTTTGAAATCGAGACAGCGAATGGACCAGCTTGGGTTCGAGAAGGTAACTTTCAACTCTCACCTGACGGTACCGAAACGGTACTGACAACGAAGCAAGGTCACCGTGTGTTGGATACGAACAATGTTGAAATCCGCATTCGTGCAGGTTATGATATGCAGGTTGATACCGCAGGCCGTGTATACGAGGTAAAGTCAGGACAAGCACCTCTTTTAGTCGGGACGATAAAGGTTGTGAAACCGCAAAAGCCAGAACTTCTTGTGCAAACGGAAAATAACTATTATGTACTACCGGCTAATGTGAACCGTAATATCGTCGTGCAAGACCTTGATTTAGTGGCAGCAACTCCGGGTGGCATGGCTCCAGCGAGTGTCCGTCAAGGTATGCTTGAGCATTCTAATGTTACGCTTACCGACGAAATGACTGACTTAATTCAAGCTCAGCGAGCTTATCAAATGTCAGCACGTGCACTCACGTCTGGTGATTCGATGTGGGGGCTGGCTAACAACCTGCGGGCATAA